From Saccharothrix espanaensis DSM 44229, the proteins below share one genomic window:
- a CDS encoding PadR family transcriptional regulator, with protein MSDLNATAAALLGLLHDGPKTGGQLVAEAGERFGAFFSVTRSQVYRELPALADAGLLRLGKQGPRSSQQYVLTAAGKKAFKNWLLSEPGPDHLRSPLILRLVHAGSLTAKQRQTLVDAARASYGADQEAAKTAVKTAEDAYAKAVAEFALAHAKAVLKLLDAIPTA; from the coding sequence GTGTCGGACCTGAACGCGACTGCCGCCGCCCTGCTCGGGCTGCTGCACGACGGACCCAAGACCGGTGGCCAGCTCGTGGCTGAGGCCGGGGAACGCTTCGGTGCGTTCTTCAGCGTCACCCGCAGCCAGGTCTACCGCGAGCTGCCCGCGTTGGCTGACGCGGGTCTGCTGCGCCTCGGAAAGCAGGGCCCACGCTCCAGCCAGCAGTACGTCCTGACGGCCGCCGGCAAGAAGGCCTTCAAGAACTGGCTGCTGTCCGAGCCGGGCCCCGATCACCTGCGCAGCCCGTTGATCCTCCGGTTGGTGCACGCCGGCTCGTTGACCGCCAAGCAGCGCCAGACGCTGGTGGACGCGGCACGGGCCAGTTACGGCGCCGACCAGGAGGCCGCCAAGACCGCGGTGAAGACCGCGGAGGACGCCTACGCCAAGGCGGTCGCCGAGTTCGCGCTGGCGCACGCCAAGGCGGTGCTCAAGCTGCTGGACGCCATCCCCACGGCCTGA
- the prfB gene encoding peptide chain release factor 2 has translation MNPDVEADIKDLSATLASIEAVMDLASLRAQVAELEEAAARPDLWDDQEQAQRVTSQLSHKQGELRRVVALRDRLDDLSVLYELAEDEGDEGSLAEADTEHRKLRDEISSLEVRTLLSGEYDERNALVTIRAEAGGIDAADFAEMLLRMYSRWAERHGYPVDVFDTSYAEEAGIKSATFRITAPYAYGTLSVEQGTHRLVRISPFDNQGRRQTSFAGVEVVPVVEQTDHVDIDEKDLRVDVYRSSGPGGQGVNTTDSAVRLTHIPTGIVVSCQNERSQLQNKATAMAVLQAKLLERQRQEEQARMDALKDSGSSWGNQMRSYVLHPYQMVKDLRTEHEVGNPSAVLDGEIDDFLEAGIRWRKQQG, from the coding sequence GTGAACCCGGACGTCGAAGCAGACATCAAGGACCTCTCCGCCACGCTCGCGAGCATCGAGGCGGTGATGGACCTCGCTTCGCTGCGCGCCCAGGTCGCGGAGCTGGAGGAGGCCGCCGCCCGGCCGGACCTGTGGGACGACCAGGAGCAGGCCCAGCGGGTCACCAGCCAGCTCTCGCACAAGCAGGGCGAGCTGCGCCGCGTCGTCGCGCTGCGCGACCGCCTCGACGACCTCTCGGTGCTCTACGAGCTGGCCGAGGACGAGGGTGACGAGGGCAGCCTCGCCGAGGCCGACACCGAGCACCGCAAGCTGCGCGACGAGATCTCCTCGCTGGAGGTCCGCACGCTGCTGTCCGGCGAGTACGACGAGCGCAACGCGCTGGTCACCATCCGCGCCGAGGCCGGCGGCATCGACGCGGCGGACTTCGCCGAGATGCTGCTGCGGATGTACTCGCGCTGGGCCGAACGCCACGGCTACCCCGTGGACGTCTTCGACACCTCTTACGCCGAAGAGGCGGGCATCAAGTCCGCGACGTTCCGCATCACCGCCCCCTACGCGTACGGCACGCTGAGCGTCGAGCAGGGCACGCACCGGCTGGTGCGCATCTCGCCGTTCGACAACCAGGGCCGCCGGCAGACGTCGTTCGCGGGCGTCGAGGTGGTGCCGGTGGTCGAGCAGACCGACCACGTCGACATCGACGAGAAGGACCTGCGGGTCGACGTCTACCGCTCGTCGGGTCCCGGCGGCCAGGGCGTCAACACGACCGACTCGGCGGTGCGGCTGACCCACATCCCGACCGGCATCGTGGTCTCCTGCCAGAACGAGCGCTCCCAGCTGCAGAACAAGGCCACCGCGATGGCGGTCCTGCAGGCGAAGCTGCTGGAGCGCCAGCGGCAGGAGGAGCAGGCCAGGATGGACGCCCTCAAGGACTCCGGGTCCAGCTGGGGCAACCAGATGCGCTCCTACGTGCTGCACCCGTACCAGATGGTCAAGGACCTGCGCACCGAGCACGAGGTGGGCAACCCGTCGGCGGTGCTCGACGGCGAGATCGACGACTTCCTGGAAGCCGGCATCCGGTGGCGCAAGCAGCAGGGCTAG
- the ftsE gene encoding cell division ATP-binding protein FtsE produces the protein MIRLEHVSKVYKTSTRPALDNVSVEMDKGEFVFLIGPSGSGKSTFLRLLLREEVPSKGRVYVSNFDVAKMSRRRVPRLRQSIGCVFQDFRLLTNKTVAENVAFALEVIGKPRNTIVKVVPEVLQLVGLDGKADRMPHELSGGEQQRVAIARAFVNRPLVLLADEPTGNLDPDTSQDIMLLLERINRTGTTVLMATHDHNIVDSMRRRVVELDHGRIIRDDARGVYGVGR, from the coding sequence GTGATTCGACTCGAACACGTGTCCAAGGTCTACAAGACCTCCACGCGCCCCGCGCTCGACAATGTCTCGGTCGAGATGGACAAGGGTGAGTTCGTGTTCCTGATCGGACCCTCGGGGTCCGGCAAATCCACGTTCCTGCGGCTCCTGCTCCGGGAGGAAGTCCCGAGCAAGGGCCGCGTGTACGTGTCGAACTTCGACGTGGCCAAGATGTCCCGGCGCCGGGTCCCCCGCCTGCGCCAGTCCATCGGCTGCGTGTTCCAGGACTTCCGCCTGCTCACGAACAAGACGGTGGCCGAGAACGTCGCGTTCGCGCTGGAGGTCATCGGCAAGCCGCGCAACACCATCGTCAAGGTGGTGCCCGAGGTGCTGCAGCTCGTGGGCCTCGACGGCAAGGCCGACCGGATGCCGCACGAGCTCTCCGGCGGCGAGCAGCAGCGGGTGGCGATCGCCCGCGCGTTCGTCAACCGGCCGCTGGTGCTGCTGGCCGACGAGCCGACCGGAAACCTGGACCCCGACACCAGCCAGGACATCATGCTGCTGCTGGAGCGGATCAACCGCACCGGCACGACCGTGCTGATGGCCACCCACGACCACAACATCGTCGACTCGATGCGCCGCCGGGTGGTCGAACTCGACCACGGCCGGATCATCCGCGACGACGCGCGGGGCGTCTACGGCGTGGGCCGCTAA
- the ftsX gene encoding permease-like cell division protein FtsX codes for MRTSFVFSEVVTGLRRNVTMTIAMILTTAISLGLLGGALLIVRMVDKMQDNYQSKLEVSVLLTNDVSANDKDCAQQPCASLRSDLEATSGVDSVVYENREKGYERFRQIFEAQPELVKLARPEAIPATFRVKLEDPARASVIVQAFTGKAGVKAVNDQGEFLSRLLDVFNGLRNIVLGLALVQALAALLLISNTIQVSAFTRRTEVGIMRLVGATRWYTQLPFLIEAVVAGVIGAIVGVGGLALMVWGASRVSGDLFSSQILPPMGLLDVVIISPVLLGVAVFISALTGYVTLRLYVRL; via the coding sequence ATGCGTACCAGCTTCGTGTTCAGCGAGGTCGTCACCGGCCTGCGCCGGAACGTCACGATGACCATCGCGATGATCCTCACGACCGCGATCTCGCTCGGCCTGCTCGGCGGTGCCCTGCTCATCGTCCGCATGGTCGACAAGATGCAGGACAACTACCAGAGCAAGCTGGAAGTCTCGGTCCTGCTGACCAACGACGTCAGCGCGAACGACAAGGACTGCGCGCAGCAGCCGTGCGCGAGCCTGCGCAGCGACCTGGAGGCCACCTCCGGGGTCGACTCGGTGGTCTACGAGAACCGCGAGAAGGGCTACGAGCGGTTCCGGCAGATCTTCGAGGCGCAGCCGGAGCTGGTGAAGCTGGCCCGCCCGGAGGCCATCCCGGCCACGTTCCGGGTCAAGCTGGAGGACCCGGCGCGGGCGAGCGTGATCGTGCAGGCGTTCACCGGCAAGGCGGGCGTGAAGGCGGTCAACGACCAGGGCGAGTTCCTCAGCCGGCTGCTGGACGTGTTCAACGGGCTGCGCAACATCGTGCTGGGGCTCGCGCTGGTGCAGGCGTTGGCGGCGCTGCTGCTGATCTCGAACACGATCCAGGTCTCGGCGTTCACCCGGCGCACCGAGGTCGGCATCATGCGCCTGGTGGGCGCGACGCGGTGGTACACGCAGCTGCCGTTCCTCATCGAGGCGGTGGTGGCCGGCGTCATCGGCGCGATCGTCGGCGTGGGCGGGTTGGCGTTGATGGTGTGGGGTGCGTCCCGGGTCTCCGGTGACCTGTTCAGTTCCCAGATCCTGCCACCGATGGGGCTGCTGGACGTGGTGATCATCTCGCCGGTGCTGCTGGGCGTGGCGGTCTTCATCTCGGCGTTGACCGGGTACGTGACACTGCGCCTCTACGTCCGGCTGTAA
- the smpB gene encoding SsrA-binding protein SmpB has translation MVKERGQKVIASNRKARHDYTILDTFEAGVVLVGTEVKSLRMGRASLVDAFGQVDDGEVWLHALHIPEYVAGTWTNHEVRRKRKLLLHRKEIERLIGKTKESGLSLIPLQMYFKDGYVKVELALARGKKAYDKRQDIAKRDAQRDIQKAYGRALKGRR, from the coding sequence ATGGTCAAGGAGCGCGGTCAGAAGGTGATCGCGTCGAACCGCAAGGCTCGGCACGACTACACCATCCTCGACACCTTCGAAGCGGGTGTCGTCCTCGTCGGCACGGAGGTCAAGAGCCTGCGCATGGGCCGGGCGTCCCTGGTGGACGCCTTCGGCCAGGTCGACGACGGCGAGGTGTGGCTGCACGCCCTGCACATCCCGGAGTACGTGGCGGGCACGTGGACCAACCACGAGGTCCGGCGCAAGCGCAAGCTGCTGCTGCACCGCAAGGAGATCGAGCGGCTGATCGGCAAGACCAAGGAGAGCGGTCTGTCGCTGATCCCGCTGCAGATGTACTTCAAGGACGGTTACGTCAAGGTCGAGCTGGCGCTGGCCCGCGGCAAGAAGGCCTACGACAAGCGGCAGGACATCGCCAAGCGGGACGCCCAGCGCGACATCCAGAAGGCGTACGGCCGTGCGCTGAAGGGTCGTCGCTGA
- a CDS encoding response regulator transcription factor, which yields MRVVIAEDSVLLRVGVERLLADEGIDTVAAVEDGEALLAAVEEHRPDLAIVDVRMPPSFTDEGLRAAIEARRRVPNLPVLVLSQYVEERYAVELLAGGASGVGYLLKERVADVSEFVAAVRRVAEGGTSIDHEVITQLMVRSKRNPVDSLTQREREVLGLMAQGLSNAAIAKSLVVSDGAVEKHVGNIFAKLGLEPSNSEHRRVRAVLAFLNLG from the coding sequence GTGCGCGTGGTGATCGCCGAGGACTCGGTGCTGCTCAGAGTGGGTGTGGAGCGCCTGCTCGCGGACGAGGGCATCGACACGGTGGCGGCCGTGGAGGACGGCGAGGCCCTGCTGGCCGCCGTCGAGGAGCACCGCCCGGACCTGGCGATCGTGGACGTCCGGATGCCGCCGAGCTTCACCGACGAGGGCCTGCGGGCCGCCATCGAGGCCCGCCGCCGGGTGCCGAACCTCCCGGTCCTGGTCCTGTCCCAGTACGTGGAGGAGCGCTACGCCGTGGAGCTGCTCGCGGGCGGTGCGAGCGGGGTCGGCTACCTGCTCAAGGAACGCGTGGCGGACGTCTCGGAGTTCGTGGCGGCGGTGCGCCGGGTGGCCGAGGGCGGCACCAGCATCGACCACGAGGTCATCACCCAGCTGATGGTCCGCAGCAAGCGCAACCCGGTCGACTCGCTGACCCAGCGCGAGCGCGAGGTGCTCGGCCTGATGGCGCAGGGCCTGTCCAACGCCGCCATCGCCAAGTCCCTGGTCGTCTCCGACGGCGCGGTGGAGAAGCACGTCGGCAACATCTTCGCCAAGCTCGGCCTGGAGCCCAGCAACTCCGAGCACCGCCGCGTCCGCGCCGTGCTCGCCTTCCTCAACCTGGGCTGA
- a CDS encoding sensor histidine kinase has product MTARANPDIARTSGYFLLNLATGLFWFCLLVPLLAVSLGTMVIWVGFPLLALTLVLARGAASLERSWLRVMLDVDVRRPYRPIPEGNLFVRARAMMTDPATWRDFAYWLIMLPLGLVEFAMVVALWPAVLSLTFFPLFWQWLPRNFEVSLGNSVWLVDSFAKALPVTVLGILLGLLVLPLVKATGRGHAALAQGLLGPSRTSFLEAETDRLSASRARGVEAAEAERRRIERDLHDGAQQRLVAVAMGLGRARGKMESDPEAAAALIAEAHADAKLAISELRDLARGIYPSVLGDRGLDPALSSLAAKCPIPVDVTVDVEPRPPTAVESAAYFTVAEALTNIAKHAGATRAAVDVSRTENSVVVEITDNGHGGAQIRPGGGLAGLADRAATIDGVVVVVSPVGGPTVIRTELPCAW; this is encoded by the coding sequence ATGACTGCGCGGGCCAACCCGGACATCGCACGGACCAGCGGGTACTTCCTGCTGAACCTGGCCACCGGACTCTTCTGGTTCTGCCTGCTGGTGCCGCTGCTCGCGGTCAGCCTGGGCACCATGGTGATCTGGGTCGGCTTCCCGCTGCTGGCGCTGACACTGGTCCTGGCGCGCGGCGCGGCGAGCCTGGAGCGGTCCTGGCTGCGGGTGATGCTCGACGTCGACGTCCGCCGGCCCTACCGGCCGATCCCGGAGGGCAACCTGTTCGTCCGGGCCAGGGCGATGATGACCGACCCGGCCACCTGGCGGGACTTCGCCTACTGGCTGATCATGCTCCCGCTGGGCCTGGTCGAGTTCGCCATGGTGGTGGCGCTGTGGCCGGCCGTGCTGTCGCTGACGTTCTTCCCGCTGTTCTGGCAGTGGCTGCCGCGCAACTTCGAGGTCTCGCTGGGCAACTCGGTGTGGCTGGTCGACTCCTTCGCCAAGGCCCTCCCGGTCACCGTCCTGGGCATCCTGCTCGGCCTGCTGGTCCTGCCGCTGGTCAAGGCCACCGGCCGGGGGCACGCGGCACTCGCGCAGGGCCTGCTGGGGCCGTCGCGCACGAGCTTCCTGGAAGCCGAGACCGACCGCCTGTCGGCCAGCCGCGCCCGCGGCGTGGAAGCCGCCGAGGCCGAGCGCCGGCGCATCGAGCGCGACCTGCACGACGGCGCGCAGCAGCGCCTGGTGGCCGTCGCGATGGGCCTGGGCCGCGCCCGCGGCAAGATGGAGTCCGACCCCGAGGCCGCCGCCGCGCTGATCGCCGAGGCGCACGCCGACGCCAAGCTGGCCATCTCCGAGCTGCGCGACCTGGCCCGGGGCATCTACCCGAGCGTGCTGGGCGACCGCGGCCTGGACCCGGCCCTGTCGTCGCTGGCCGCCAAGTGCCCCATCCCGGTCGACGTGACGGTGGACGTCGAGCCGCGCCCGCCCACAGCCGTGGAGAGCGCCGCCTACTTCACCGTGGCCGAGGCGCTGACCAACATCGCCAAGCACGCCGGCGCGACGCGGGCCGCGGTCGACGTCAGCCGCACCGAGAACTCCGTGGTCGTGGAGATCACCGACAACGGTCACGGCGGCGCGCAGATCCGTCCGGGAGGAGGGCTCGCGGGCTTGGCGGACCGGGCTGCGACCATTGACGGCGTGGTCGTGGTGGTCAGTCCCGTCGGGGGACCGACCGTGATCCGGACGGAGCTGCCGTGCGCGTGGTGA
- the hrpB gene encoding ATP-dependent helicase HrpB: MASVELPITGVLDELVRTLSAHGSTVLVAPPGTGKTTLVPLALEGRVVVAEPRRIAARAAAGRMASLLGEPVGRTVGYAVRGDRRTSKDTRIEVVTSGLLVRRLQHDPELTGVGTVLLDECHERHLDADLLLALLLDARAVLRPDLRLLATSATVAADRLAALLGDAPVIRVEARTHPVGTTYLPPLRRERVEAQVVRATRRALSEVDGDVLVFLPGVAEIRRCAAMLTDVDVIELHGRLASATQDAALRPGPRRRVVLATSIAESSLTVPGVRAVVDSGLSRVPRVDHRRGLAGLATVRVSAAVADQRAGRAGREAPGHVYRCWPEHEHSTLPRYPDPEIRTADLTRLALELACWGTPSGEGLDWWDAPPKGALDVAHTTLRALGALDRGITDRGRRMADLGLHPRLARALLDGAKLVGPRTAAEVVVLLDNDRAAEGVELKAGQADPREVSRLAKLVDGRERPSPDAQALVVALAHPERLARRRSPGSPLYLMAGGTAAELPPGSLSDAEWLAVAVADREPGRAHGRIRLAARASEELARQAAPALLVEEDDIGWDGDVVAERKLKLGAITLSAKPLRTPEATRAALLAGLRAEGVGLLRWDQDGLRTRERMAFLHRVLGDPWPEPDDEALLAVVDLGTARRRADLARISGEQVTRRLLPWPAAGRFDDLAPDRIQVPSGSRIRVDYSGHDPVLAVKVQEVFGWTDTPRVADGRVPVVLHLLTPAGRPTAVTGDLASFWRTGYPKVRSELRGRYPKHRWPEDPMAAPPARR, from the coding sequence CTGGCCTCCGTGGAGCTGCCGATCACCGGGGTCTTGGACGAGCTGGTCCGCACGCTGTCCGCGCACGGCTCGACGGTCCTGGTCGCCCCGCCCGGGACCGGCAAGACGACCCTCGTGCCGCTCGCGCTGGAGGGTCGCGTGGTGGTCGCCGAGCCCCGGCGGATCGCGGCCCGCGCCGCCGCCGGGCGGATGGCGAGCCTGCTCGGCGAACCGGTCGGCCGGACGGTGGGCTACGCGGTGCGCGGCGACCGCCGGACGTCGAAGGACACCCGGATCGAGGTGGTCACCTCGGGTCTGCTGGTCCGCAGGCTGCAACACGACCCCGAGCTGACCGGCGTGGGCACGGTCCTGCTGGACGAGTGCCACGAGCGGCACCTCGACGCCGACCTGCTGCTGGCCCTGCTCCTGGACGCCCGCGCGGTGCTCCGCCCGGACCTGCGCCTGCTGGCGACCTCCGCGACCGTGGCCGCCGACCGCCTGGCGGCGCTGCTCGGGGACGCGCCGGTCATCCGCGTCGAGGCGCGCACCCACCCGGTGGGCACCACGTACCTGCCGCCGCTGCGCAGGGAGCGCGTCGAAGCCCAGGTGGTCAGGGCCACCCGCCGAGCGCTGTCCGAAGTGGACGGTGACGTGCTGGTGTTCCTGCCGGGCGTGGCGGAGATCCGGCGCTGCGCCGCGATGCTCACCGACGTGGACGTGATCGAGCTGCACGGCCGCCTGGCCTCGGCGACCCAGGACGCGGCGCTGCGGCCGGGCCCGCGCCGCCGGGTCGTGCTGGCGACCTCGATCGCCGAGTCCAGCCTGACCGTGCCGGGGGTGCGGGCGGTGGTCGACTCGGGGCTGTCCCGGGTGCCCCGGGTGGACCACCGGCGCGGGCTGGCGGGCCTGGCCACCGTCCGGGTCAGCGCCGCGGTGGCCGACCAGCGCGCCGGGCGGGCCGGTCGGGAGGCGCCCGGCCACGTCTACCGCTGCTGGCCCGAGCACGAGCACAGCACGCTCCCGCGCTACCCGGACCCCGAGATCCGCACCGCCGATCTCACCCGGCTGGCGCTGGAGCTGGCCTGCTGGGGCACCCCGTCGGGCGAGGGCCTCGACTGGTGGGACGCCCCGCCCAAGGGCGCGCTCGACGTCGCCCACACCACGTTGAGGGCGCTGGGGGCGCTCGACCGGGGGATCACCGACCGGGGCCGGCGGATGGCCGACCTGGGGCTGCACCCGAGGCTGGCCCGCGCCCTGCTGGACGGCGCGAAGCTGGTCGGCCCGAGGACCGCCGCCGAGGTGGTCGTGCTGCTCGACAACGACCGCGCAGCGGAGGGCGTGGAGCTCAAGGCGGGCCAGGCCGATCCGCGGGAGGTGAGCCGGCTGGCCAAGCTGGTGGACGGCCGGGAGCGCCCCTCCCCCGACGCGCAGGCGCTCGTCGTCGCGCTCGCCCACCCCGAGCGGCTGGCCCGCCGGCGGTCCCCCGGCTCCCCGCTCTACCTGATGGCCGGCGGTACCGCCGCCGAGCTGCCGCCCGGTTCGCTGTCCGACGCGGAGTGGCTGGCGGTGGCCGTGGCGGATCGGGAGCCGGGGCGCGCGCACGGCCGCATCCGGCTGGCCGCCCGCGCCTCGGAGGAGCTGGCCCGGCAGGCCGCGCCGGCCCTGCTGGTCGAGGAGGACGACATCGGCTGGGACGGTGACGTGGTCGCCGAGCGCAAGCTCAAGCTGGGCGCGATCACGTTGTCCGCCAAGCCGTTGCGCACCCCGGAGGCGACCCGGGCGGCGCTGCTGGCCGGTCTGCGGGCGGAGGGCGTGGGCCTGCTGCGCTGGGACCAGGACGGCCTGCGCACCCGGGAGCGGATGGCGTTCCTGCACCGCGTGCTCGGCGACCCGTGGCCGGAGCCCGACGACGAGGCGCTGCTCGCCGTGGTCGACCTGGGCACTGCCCGCAGGCGCGCCGACCTGGCCAGGATCAGCGGCGAGCAGGTGACCCGCCGGTTGCTCCCGTGGCCCGCGGCGGGGCGGTTCGACGACCTCGCGCCGGACCGGATCCAGGTCCCGTCCGGTTCCCGGATCCGGGTGGACTACTCGGGGCACGACCCGGTCCTGGCGGTGAAGGTGCAGGAGGTGTTCGGCTGGACCGACACCCCGAGGGTCGCCGACGGCCGGGTCCCGGTCGTGCTGCACCTGCTGACGCCCGCGGGCCGCCCGACGGCCGTGACGGGCGACCTGGCGTCGTTCTGGCGGACCGGCTACCCGAAGGTGCGCTCCGAACTGCGCGGCCGCTACCCGAAGCACCGGTGGCCCGAGGACCCGATGGCCGCTCCACCGGCGCGGCGCTGA
- a CDS encoding glycosyltransferase encodes MGKWGVLGAAVVAARTAWTVRTWQQVRGLPEVGVDGGTVTVVVPARNEAANIDRCLDGLREQDYQGLRIVVVDDASDDGTADLVRRHAAEDPRVELVLSDGPPSGWAGKVHALYLGVERTESDWLVFVDADTEAAPDLVRRMLAAAVRDDVDLVSTAGRSTTANAGWWLLLPPTNMLLFEGTSIDGSRGRALAVGHCILVSRTAYDQSGGWRAIAGSRADDVGFATLIRDSGGRTRYVDGSDSLATGGMATYGETYRSVRKSVVAGISEFTGGPVSTSLVLGASGVAQVLYGLVPVVTAARGSKRGLAAWLAHSVANWVYLRRSRQPVAAAVLGPLASVAFGVLMLDAAWRALRGEATWKGRDVRG; translated from the coding sequence ATGGGGAAATGGGGAGTCCTCGGCGCGGCGGTGGTGGCCGCCCGGACGGCGTGGACGGTGCGGACGTGGCAGCAGGTGCGAGGGCTGCCGGAGGTGGGCGTCGACGGCGGCACGGTGACCGTCGTCGTGCCCGCGCGCAATGAGGCGGCGAACATCGACCGCTGCCTGGACGGGCTGCGCGAACAGGACTACCAGGGGCTGCGGATCGTCGTCGTGGACGACGCGTCCGACGACGGCACCGCCGACCTCGTGCGGCGGCACGCCGCCGAAGACCCGAGGGTCGAGCTGGTGCTCAGCGACGGGCCGCCGTCCGGGTGGGCGGGCAAGGTGCACGCGCTGTACCTGGGCGTGGAGCGGACCGAGTCGGACTGGCTGGTCTTCGTCGACGCCGACACCGAGGCCGCGCCCGACCTGGTCCGGCGGATGCTGGCGGCGGCCGTCCGGGACGACGTCGACCTGGTGTCCACCGCCGGGCGCTCGACCACCGCGAACGCCGGGTGGTGGCTGCTGCTGCCGCCCACCAACATGCTGCTGTTCGAAGGCACGTCCATCGACGGCTCGCGCGGGCGGGCGCTCGCCGTCGGGCACTGCATCCTGGTCAGCCGCACGGCCTACGACCAGTCGGGCGGCTGGCGGGCGATCGCCGGCTCGCGCGCGGACGACGTGGGCTTCGCCACCCTGATCCGCGACTCGGGCGGGCGGACGCGGTACGTGGACGGGTCGGACTCGCTGGCCACGGGCGGGATGGCGACGTACGGCGAGACGTACCGGTCGGTGCGCAAGAGCGTGGTCGCGGGCATCTCCGAGTTCACCGGCGGGCCGGTGTCGACGTCCCTCGTGCTGGGCGCGTCGGGCGTGGCGCAGGTCCTGTACGGGCTGGTCCCGGTCGTCACGGCGGCACGCGGCTCGAAGCGCGGACTGGCGGCGTGGCTGGCGCACTCGGTGGCGAACTGGGTGTACCTGCGGCGCTCGCGGCAGCCCGTCGCGGCGGCCGTGCTGGGGCCGCTGGCATCGGTGGCGTTCGGCGTGCTGATGCTCGACGCGGCGTGGCGGGCGCTGCGCGGCGAGGCGACCTGGAAGGGCCGGGACGTGCGAGGCTGA
- a CDS encoding GNAT family N-acetyltransferase, translating to MVDPLRDPDDPELLDPYRARELATLVEAARLASGAVRYGKVGRVGCAQVVVNRDNPLPLGNHACAVYGSSAEVAGTLMRLEQTFADVGRAEAVVYASPTTVAEIEGIADDAGWYAVEESLAIVHRGSVSSDGVHRGSVSSGGVHRGPVSSDGVHRGAGAPSGGPGVRVAVDADLPGLAALLADDLGAEPRRLARHLGQRMDDARCVFVVVDDGERLAGFASGFAERGVGLVEHVVVRPARRRRGVGTALVHGVAAAVRDLGALLVAAHVAEGGAGERFAEACGFETGYPVTAYARRVDELLD from the coding sequence GTGGTTGATCCGCTGCGCGACCCCGACGACCCCGAGCTGCTCGACCCCTACCGGGCCCGCGAGCTGGCCACCCTGGTGGAGGCGGCGCGGCTGGCCTCCGGCGCGGTCCGCTACGGCAAGGTCGGGCGGGTCGGCTGTGCCCAGGTCGTGGTCAACCGGGACAACCCGCTGCCGCTGGGCAACCACGCGTGCGCGGTCTACGGGTCCTCCGCCGAGGTCGCGGGCACGCTGATGCGGCTGGAGCAAACGTTTGCCGACGTCGGGCGGGCGGAGGCCGTGGTCTACGCCTCGCCGACGACGGTCGCCGAGATCGAGGGCATCGCCGACGACGCCGGCTGGTACGCCGTGGAGGAGTCGCTGGCGATCGTGCACCGCGGGTCGGTGTCCTCAGATGGGGTGCACCGCGGGTCGGTGTCCTCCGGTGGGGTGCACCGCGGGCCGGTGTCCTCGGATGGGGTGCACCGCGGAGCGGGTGCGCCGAGTGGTGGGCCGGGCGTGCGTGTGGCGGTGGATGCGGACCTGCCCGGCCTGGCCGCGTTGCTCGCCGACGACCTGGGCGCGGAGCCGCGTCGGCTGGCCCGGCACCTGGGGCAGCGGATGGACGACGCGCGGTGCGTGTTCGTGGTGGTGGACGACGGGGAGCGGCTCGCCGGGTTCGCGTCCGGGTTCGCCGAACGAGGGGTCGGGCTGGTCGAGCACGTGGTGGTGCGGCCCGCGCGGCGGCGGCGTGGCGTCGGGACGGCGCTGGTGCACGGCGTGGCGGCCGCCGTGCGTGACCTGGGCGCGTTGCTGGTCGCCGCGCACGTCGCCGAAGGAGGCGCGGGGGAGCGGTTCGCGGAGGCGTGCGGGTTCGAAACCGGGTATCCCGTAACGGCCTATGCACGCAGAGTTGACGAGCTCTTGGATTGA